Proteins encoded by one window of Chondromyces crocatus:
- a CDS encoding dicarboxylate/amino acid:cation symporter — MALSPINRLYEQLSGLVEGKLWVRVLFGLFLGIGVGGLLGPSAEVVSPDVARMLTSWLALPGDLFIRMVQMIMIPLVVASIIQGIAGQGDRDQVARLGARVGLYFIATTVGSIVIGLAAALLLRPGRGASLSVVATSPATPASPTRAADVPALISGLLPTNPLASVLAGEMLSIVIFAIIVGAALVSMARERAEPVLSLMFSVQEICMTVTKWAMKLAPYAVFGLMARSISASGLAVIASLGLYILTVLASLAVIMAINAVLIGTLTSIKVRRFFHASKDALLLAFSTASSAAVMPLTMKTAEDKLKVPSEITRFVVPVGTILNMNGTAAYQAVATVFLAQVYGLNLTIPTLALILVTTVAASIGTPSAPGAGIIILASVLTSVGIPPDGISVILGVDHLLGMCRTSVNVAADLVACALFMGKKERTEGEAGETGATPEVASVG, encoded by the coding sequence GTGGCGCTCTCCCCCATCAATCGCCTTTATGAGCAGCTCTCCGGCCTGGTCGAGGGAAAGCTCTGGGTCCGGGTGCTGTTCGGTCTGTTCCTCGGCATCGGGGTCGGTGGGTTGCTCGGGCCCTCGGCCGAGGTGGTGTCGCCCGATGTCGCCAGGATGCTGACGAGCTGGCTGGCGCTCCCGGGGGACCTGTTCATCCGCATGGTGCAGATGATCATGATCCCGCTGGTGGTCGCGTCGATCATCCAGGGGATCGCGGGGCAAGGCGACCGGGATCAGGTGGCGCGGCTGGGGGCGCGGGTCGGGCTGTACTTCATCGCGACGACGGTGGGGTCGATCGTCATCGGTCTCGCGGCGGCGCTCTTGCTCCGGCCCGGGCGGGGGGCGTCGCTCTCGGTGGTGGCCACGAGCCCCGCCACTCCGGCGTCGCCGACGCGCGCGGCGGATGTGCCGGCGCTGATCTCGGGGCTGCTGCCCACGAACCCGCTGGCGTCGGTGCTCGCAGGAGAGATGCTGAGCATCGTGATCTTCGCGATCATCGTGGGGGCGGCGCTGGTGTCGATGGCGCGAGAACGCGCAGAGCCGGTGCTGAGCTTGATGTTCTCGGTGCAGGAGATCTGCATGACCGTGACGAAGTGGGCGATGAAGCTCGCGCCGTACGCGGTCTTCGGGCTCATGGCTCGTTCGATCTCGGCGTCGGGGCTGGCGGTGATCGCGAGCCTGGGGCTGTACATCCTGACGGTGCTCGCGTCGCTGGCGGTGATCATGGCGATCAATGCGGTGCTCATCGGAACGCTGACGTCGATCAAGGTGCGGCGGTTCTTCCATGCGTCGAAGGACGCGCTGCTGCTCGCGTTTTCCACGGCCAGCTCGGCGGCAGTGATGCCTCTGACGATGAAGACGGCCGAGGACAAGCTGAAGGTGCCATCGGAGATCACGCGGTTCGTGGTGCCAGTGGGAACCATTCTGAACATGAATGGGACGGCGGCGTACCAGGCCGTGGCCACGGTGTTCCTGGCGCAGGTCTATGGCCTCAACCTGACCATTCCGACGCTCGCGCTGATTCTGGTGACCACGGTGGCGGCGTCGATCGGGACGCCTTCCGCGCCGGGTGCGGGGATCATCATTCTCGCATCGGTGCTGACCAGCGTGGGAATCCCGCCGGACGGGATCTCGGTGATCCTCGGGGTGGACCACCTGCTGGGGATGTGCCGGACCAGCGTGAACGTGGCCGCGGACCTGGTGGCGTGCGCGCTGTTCATGGGGAAGAAGGAGCGCACGGAGGGCGAGGCGGGCGAGACGGGCGCGACGCCAGAAGTGGCCAGCGTGGGGTGA
- a CDS encoding serine/threonine-protein kinase — protein MRQRRAFSQRQDAFACCPRICPSPMYGHTLPLQGRRIGLPFSGEGMAMRGGELVTPSLRLLRPLAQGGMGCVWVAEHLALSTQVAVKFMMPEATQDAELVARFRREATAAAQIRSPHIAQVFDHGVTADGSLYIVMELLEGEDLKQRAGRLGVLPVREVVQILRQTASALGRAHQLGIVHRDIKPANLFLLDLDGEPFVKILDFGIAKQHRGGELGMTATGGLMGTPLYMSPEQLLSAKHVGPPADLWALGVVAYHLLTGKLPFTGETLGALAVAVHSAELTLPSTLRPELPPAVDAWMEKALARNPAARFPSAKEMASALEAATTGVDPMGAARSPASRPTVDVRTDEPPRWRGVAQPVVNGVPGEVADGRTSIMGGQGAQGQTFRGVVQEKTAGGSRRPSLFLVGLVLGTLSLAGSVPLLGGWSHSRAVIAEPLARPTLAWPSLAATTRSPSSAAVPGPTSDPMSTPTSSPTADATPSADARMRSTKKGAASSPSLTPEGALRSAPTADGANTKRPRPPGSQRRHENTDDVGF, from the coding sequence GTGCGCCAACGTCGCGCTTTCTCCCAGAGACAGGATGCATTCGCATGCTGCCCGAGAATTTGTCCATCCCCCATGTATGGGCACACACTCCCGCTTCAGGGCAGACGCATCGGTCTGCCGTTCAGCGGGGAGGGAATGGCGATGAGGGGCGGTGAACTGGTCACGCCTTCGCTGAGACTGCTGCGTCCGCTGGCGCAGGGGGGAATGGGCTGCGTCTGGGTGGCGGAGCACCTGGCGCTCAGCACGCAAGTCGCGGTGAAGTTCATGATGCCGGAGGCCACGCAGGATGCCGAACTCGTGGCGCGCTTTCGTCGAGAAGCCACGGCTGCGGCGCAGATCAGGAGTCCCCACATAGCCCAGGTGTTCGATCACGGGGTGACCGCGGACGGGTCGCTCTACATCGTCATGGAGCTGCTCGAGGGCGAGGATCTGAAGCAACGCGCAGGGCGACTCGGTGTCTTGCCCGTGCGCGAGGTGGTGCAGATTCTGCGCCAGACAGCCAGTGCACTCGGACGGGCGCACCAGCTCGGAATCGTTCATCGCGACATCAAGCCCGCCAACCTGTTCCTTCTCGATCTGGACGGGGAGCCCTTCGTGAAGATTCTCGATTTCGGAATCGCCAAGCAGCACCGGGGGGGTGAGCTGGGCATGACGGCGACGGGAGGCCTCATGGGGACACCGCTCTACATGAGCCCAGAGCAACTCCTCAGCGCAAAGCATGTGGGCCCACCGGCGGACCTATGGGCACTGGGGGTGGTGGCCTATCACCTGCTCACCGGGAAGCTGCCCTTCACGGGCGAGACGCTGGGGGCACTGGCCGTAGCCGTGCATTCGGCTGAGCTCACGCTGCCCAGCACGCTGCGGCCAGAGCTGCCGCCGGCCGTGGATGCGTGGATGGAGAAGGCGCTGGCCAGGAACCCGGCAGCGAGGTTTCCGTCGGCCAAGGAGATGGCGAGCGCGCTGGAGGCCGCAACGACGGGCGTCGACCCAATGGGCGCAGCCAGAAGCCCGGCGAGTCGGCCCACAGTCGATGTGAGGACGGATGAACCACCGCGCTGGCGTGGCGTGGCGCAACCCGTGGTGAATGGCGTGCCAGGCGAGGTGGCGGATGGGCGAACGAGCATCATGGGGGGGCAAGGGGCGCAGGGGCAGACGTTTCGGGGGGTCGTCCAGGAGAAGACGGCAGGTGGCTCGCGTCGCCCTTCCCTGTTCCTGGTAGGCCTCGTGCTCGGCACGCTCTCGCTGGCTGGGAGCGTGCCGTTGCTGGGGGGCTGGAGCCATAGCAGGGCGGTCATCGCGGAGCCCCTGGCGCGTCCGACGCTCGCATGGCCAAGCCTGGCAGCCACGACCAGGAGTCCATCCAGCGCCGCAGTGCCCGGGCCGACATCCGACCCGATGTCGACGCCAACGTCCTCGCCAACGGCCGATGCGACGCCGAGCGCCGATGCACGGATGCGAAGCACCAAGAAAGGCGCCGCATCGAGCCCTTCCCTCACGCCGGAAGGAGCGCTGCGTTCTGCTCCGACCGCGGACGGGGCGAACACGAAACGGCCGCGCCCGCCGGGATCACAGCGCCGCCATGAAAACACCGACGACGTGGGATTCTGA
- a CDS encoding DUF2169 domain-containing protein, which produces MVARIIWGQPEIEGGVRLSSGVMRSRSPTGGAARDSIVLVAKAALQFPPEGEEALLIPPPPLSLDVLSSLSGATESELAYASDFVPGKPSVEVLVTGHAYAEEAAHRIDASLGVGAMHRSFTLVASGPATRLPLSSAYLRDTDGKRTTAPVGPIRPPPRSGAREPLNPDAHSYASPSQRLDTIPPDAALELVGLSPRARRRVIRLPDLTPMAIAVSRFGDDIPISLTCDTLWIHTDEERLVLVWRGPIPLPPTTDPATIERIDLWLARAGEPVDVDSVRRRLQRGVFAFAVEEADVIEGRAPPPIPPEQLAAVRYALWEESPEPALPLEAYARISAELMEKRESRADVLLHHQLDEDAWTVEERAWLEWMGAAAMRGDAQPAKEYGDLFLEAQEALAGPDEAARTIDDYVPIKAAMDRGADPTKVLAAFTMTLPEWLRLDRRFSTLAASDAALRAEIEAKSRATSVDPRLLDEDESSDEDDEDEDEDDDDDGHDARGDEHDDAGERREGELEETP; this is translated from the coding sequence ATGGTCGCACGCATCATCTGGGGTCAGCCGGAGATCGAGGGTGGAGTGCGCCTCTCCAGTGGTGTGATGCGGTCCCGGTCGCCCACGGGTGGAGCTGCACGAGACTCCATCGTGCTGGTGGCAAAGGCCGCGCTCCAGTTCCCTCCAGAGGGGGAGGAAGCCTTGCTCATCCCTCCGCCACCGCTCAGCCTCGATGTGCTCAGCAGCCTCTCCGGTGCCACGGAATCAGAACTCGCTTACGCCTCGGACTTCGTTCCGGGGAAGCCGTCCGTGGAGGTGCTCGTCACCGGTCACGCCTACGCTGAAGAGGCTGCGCACCGCATCGACGCCTCGCTGGGCGTAGGAGCGATGCATCGATCATTCACGCTCGTCGCCAGCGGCCCTGCAACGCGTTTGCCACTCTCCAGCGCCTATCTGCGTGATACCGACGGGAAGAGGACCACAGCTCCCGTGGGCCCCATTCGTCCTCCCCCGCGCTCCGGCGCTCGCGAGCCTCTCAATCCAGACGCTCATTCGTACGCGTCGCCATCCCAGCGGCTTGACACCATCCCTCCTGACGCCGCGCTCGAACTCGTCGGCCTCTCCCCGCGTGCCCGGCGCCGCGTCATCCGGCTGCCAGATCTCACGCCGATGGCCATTGCGGTGAGTCGGTTCGGTGACGACATTCCCATCTCGCTGACGTGCGACACCCTCTGGATCCATACGGACGAGGAGCGGCTCGTGCTCGTCTGGCGCGGGCCGATCCCACTCCCGCCGACCACCGACCCCGCGACCATCGAGCGCATCGATCTCTGGCTCGCCCGCGCTGGGGAACCCGTCGATGTCGACTCGGTGCGGCGCCGCCTGCAGCGCGGAGTCTTCGCCTTCGCCGTGGAGGAAGCCGACGTGATCGAGGGCCGCGCTCCCCCTCCGATCCCGCCCGAGCAGCTCGCGGCGGTGAGATATGCGCTCTGGGAAGAGAGCCCGGAGCCGGCGCTGCCGCTCGAGGCGTATGCCCGGATCTCGGCCGAGCTGATGGAGAAGCGTGAGAGCCGCGCTGATGTCCTGCTGCACCACCAGCTCGACGAGGATGCATGGACTGTCGAGGAACGCGCCTGGCTCGAATGGATGGGCGCGGCGGCCATGCGCGGGGATGCACAGCCAGCGAAGGAATATGGTGACCTCTTTCTCGAAGCGCAGGAGGCGCTCGCAGGCCCTGATGAGGCGGCGCGGACGATCGACGACTACGTGCCGATCAAGGCGGCCATGGATCGAGGGGCGGACCCGACGAAGGTGCTCGCGGCCTTCACCATGACCTTGCCGGAGTGGTTGCGGCTCGACCGGCGGTTCTCCACGCTGGCGGCCAGCGATGCAGCGCTCCGGGCCGAGATTGAGGCAAAGTCGCGCGCCACGTCGGTGGATCCACGCTTGCTCGACGAGGACGAGTCCAGCGACGAGGACGACGAGGACGAAGACGAGGACGACGACGACGACGGCCACGACGCCCGAGGCGACGAGCACGACGACGCTGGCGAGCGCCGTGAAGGAGAGCTGGAGGAGACGCCGTGA
- a CDS encoding DUF2169 domain-containing protein — protein MDLALLCPFHIGVTRWTSPEPRRTVIIKATFTLDRDGELRLAQEQRPLEVDRPSAQATDELETASDFAPHKERVDVLLVGHAHAPAPASVIPAALQVGGLGLNFMAVASRPVDAIPLSVAHVRTEGPPSGVPLRLGPLSPRSPARRAFVGDRAVDRWGAPVGPLTGDFDFAYFNAAPLHLQLEALPGGTEIVLSGLLRGAPRRTLLVPRRRPLVYLLDAGAQRQCVRIGVRCDTVIIDTDRALLSLVWRGSFDDTLVSAHQRLLVAFEMADTRWSTDEVREQLKYTRSGRATESTAAPAASVPAPRIAAPQVLLVPTTPDEDDEMDEGVNTMAPAFEPSASAAHVLPFITTPHDLRDEPAERVSPYDTALPFGAPGVVPPPPRLWTEGPAFLREKTLIPQLSMPDTEVRSPPRLDTPASALAALTPPPVPARRASAPPGQELLPVDRYVAIRAELAQGRRREVLRRHGFDPTSWKRQEQLQIATIQSEALAGQSTRAMSLARALEEAGLA, from the coding sequence ATGGATCTCGCGCTTCTTTGCCCGTTCCACATCGGCGTGACCCGCTGGACCTCTCCGGAGCCACGGCGCACGGTGATCATCAAGGCCACGTTCACGCTCGATCGTGATGGGGAGCTGCGGCTCGCTCAGGAGCAGCGGCCGCTCGAGGTGGATCGGCCGAGCGCTCAGGCGACCGACGAGCTCGAGACCGCGAGCGATTTCGCTCCCCACAAGGAGCGGGTCGATGTGCTGCTCGTCGGGCACGCCCACGCCCCTGCGCCAGCGTCCGTCATTCCGGCCGCCCTGCAGGTCGGTGGGCTCGGCCTCAACTTCATGGCCGTCGCGTCCCGCCCTGTGGACGCGATCCCTCTCTCCGTCGCTCATGTGCGCACCGAGGGCCCTCCGTCGGGTGTGCCTCTGCGGCTCGGTCCGCTCTCGCCGCGCTCTCCGGCGCGCCGGGCCTTCGTGGGGGACCGGGCCGTCGATCGATGGGGAGCGCCGGTGGGTCCTCTCACCGGGGACTTCGACTTCGCGTACTTCAACGCGGCCCCTCTGCACCTGCAGCTCGAAGCGCTCCCCGGGGGGACCGAGATCGTCCTCTCCGGCCTTCTACGGGGCGCGCCCCGGAGGACGCTCCTGGTCCCACGCCGCCGGCCCCTCGTGTATCTCCTCGACGCTGGTGCGCAACGCCAGTGCGTTCGCATCGGGGTTCGATGTGACACCGTCATCATCGACACCGATCGAGCGCTCCTGTCGCTGGTGTGGCGTGGGAGCTTCGATGACACGCTCGTGAGCGCGCATCAGCGGCTCCTGGTCGCGTTCGAGATGGCAGACACGCGGTGGAGCACGGACGAGGTGCGTGAGCAGCTCAAGTACACGCGCAGTGGGCGCGCCACCGAGTCCACGGCAGCGCCAGCAGCCTCGGTGCCCGCACCTCGCATCGCCGCGCCCCAGGTGCTCCTCGTACCGACGACACCCGACGAAGACGACGAGATGGATGAGGGTGTCAACACGATGGCGCCCGCATTCGAGCCGAGCGCCAGCGCCGCGCATGTACTGCCCTTCATCACGACACCGCACGACCTCCGCGACGAGCCCGCCGAGCGGGTGAGCCCGTACGACACGGCGCTGCCCTTCGGCGCCCCCGGCGTGGTCCCCCCGCCTCCGCGACTCTGGACCGAGGGGCCCGCGTTCTTGCGCGAGAAGACCTTGATCCCGCAGCTCTCGATGCCCGACACCGAGGTCCGCTCGCCTCCTCGGCTCGACACGCCAGCCTCAGCCCTCGCAGCGCTCACGCCCCCGCCCGTACCTGCCCGGCGCGCGAGCGCTCCGCCAGGCCAGGAGTTGCTCCCCGTCGATCGGTACGTGGCCATCCGCGCCGAGCTGGCCCAGGGGCGCCGCCGCGAGGTCCTCCGACGGCACGGGTTCGATCCCACCTCGTGGAAGCGCCAGGAACAGCTGCAGATCGCGACGATCCAGAGCGAAGCCCTGGCTGGCCAGTCGACGCGGGCGATGTCCCTGGCCAGGGCGCTGGAGGAGGCGGGACTCGCGTGA
- a CDS encoding NlpC/P60 family protein — translation MSAFGVANEAMLVPPAQGSGGTGPSLPGGGAALALPGNATNAPSGLLAPMNAKQASDWAAGPQAQLPVAAAKTADFNESIASNAIDYEVLHGQVPYLYGGNSTAGIDCSHYVNHVLGVTDPNYDPVRDYQSTSVLNDEPPDFYEPVDAGDVQRGDIVLFDGHMGIVTKPIDPLTGQGEYIGSQSSTGVATTAFGPKAPYWGKTGGREVTGYLRYKGKGDAAGQSATKGSSANAAAGEANGASSENENDGGTPTAAEVTNNDREIATQGSNHQATTQQPTDAHPGSVKQFMNFASSSLLQGGSVLTKIKGASIWLQDTGCLGPTEPSHDDHQPGLITGTYRAVARAVKASRDCFVEGQAVVREGDETEQNGGNASGVVEKAPPPAADSDRMILAAIIYHEASDYDPARAAGMTKEQAEAYRKRVEQERLAVGSVVRNRRDFAKANPKLFGSGKDWGDGESIASVVQAPGQFEKIDSPNSKYRTFLNGDVPAEKRDELLAVADRVLAWETPANIGYYENWPTTREWPEDAPSTPYPFIDFLSAKAPFTGRTGRDRTDYVQIGNTVFRGLLHRNEIWRPRGGN, via the coding sequence ATGAGCGCTTTCGGCGTGGCGAACGAAGCCATGCTCGTGCCGCCAGCCCAGGGGTCGGGAGGGACGGGTCCGTCGCTGCCCGGGGGAGGCGCTGCACTTGCACTTCCGGGCAATGCAACGAACGCGCCGTCGGGACTCCTGGCGCCGATGAACGCGAAGCAGGCGAGCGATTGGGCGGCTGGTCCTCAGGCCCAGCTCCCGGTCGCAGCCGCGAAGACTGCCGATTTCAACGAGTCGATCGCCAGCAACGCCATCGATTATGAAGTGCTCCACGGCCAGGTTCCCTATCTATATGGTGGCAACAGCACGGCCGGGATCGATTGCAGCCACTACGTCAACCACGTCCTCGGCGTGACGGACCCGAACTACGACCCCGTCCGCGACTACCAGAGCACCTCCGTGCTCAACGACGAGCCGCCCGACTTCTACGAGCCGGTGGATGCGGGCGACGTCCAGCGTGGGGACATCGTTCTCTTCGATGGCCACATGGGAATCGTCACCAAGCCGATCGATCCGCTCACCGGGCAGGGAGAGTACATCGGGTCGCAAAGCTCGACCGGGGTCGCCACCACCGCGTTCGGCCCCAAAGCCCCGTACTGGGGAAAGACAGGTGGCAGGGAGGTCACGGGCTACCTTCGCTACAAGGGGAAGGGTGACGCGGCCGGGCAGAGCGCCACGAAAGGGTCGAGCGCGAATGCCGCGGCGGGAGAAGCCAATGGGGCATCCAGCGAGAACGAGAATGACGGTGGTACGCCCACTGCCGCCGAGGTGACGAACAACGACAGGGAGATCGCGACCCAGGGCTCGAACCACCAGGCGACGACCCAGCAGCCGACCGACGCACACCCGGGCAGCGTGAAGCAGTTCATGAACTTCGCTTCCTCGAGCCTGCTCCAGGGGGGAAGTGTGCTGACGAAGATCAAGGGGGCGTCGATCTGGCTGCAAGACACGGGGTGCCTCGGCCCCACGGAGCCGAGCCACGACGACCATCAGCCAGGGCTCATCACGGGCACGTACCGCGCCGTCGCGCGGGCGGTAAAAGCGTCGCGCGATTGCTTCGTGGAAGGTCAGGCGGTGGTGCGGGAGGGGGACGAGACCGAGCAGAATGGCGGGAATGCATCGGGTGTCGTGGAGAAGGCACCGCCCCCTGCGGCCGACAGTGACCGGATGATCCTAGCAGCCATCATCTACCATGAAGCATCCGACTACGATCCGGCGCGTGCTGCGGGCATGACGAAGGAGCAAGCAGAGGCCTACCGAAAACGAGTCGAGCAGGAGCGCCTGGCGGTCGGCTCCGTCGTGCGAAATCGAAGAGATTTCGCCAAAGCAAACCCGAAGCTTTTCGGGTCGGGCAAAGACTGGGGCGATGGTGAATCGATTGCGAGCGTGGTCCAAGCTCCGGGACAGTTCGAAAAGATCGACAGCCCGAACAGCAAGTATCGAACGTTCCTCAATGGCGATGTCCCCGCGGAGAAGCGCGATGAGTTGCTCGCCGTGGCGGACAGGGTCCTCGCCTGGGAAACACCGGCAAACATCGGATACTACGAGAACTGGCCGACGACACGAGAGTGGCCCGAAGACGCACCGAGCACCCCCTACCCCTTCATCGATTTTCTGAGTGCCAAAGCGCCGTTCACGGGGCGGACTGGTAGAGATCGAACCGATTACGTTCAGATAGGGAACACCGTCTTCCGCGGGCTGCTCCACAGGAATGAGATATGGCGTCCCAGAGGGGGGAATTGA
- a CDS encoding FG-GAP repeat protein: MFSNIFALHPQYREEFGAFGSSVSLSGNRLVVGARKAANRKGAAHAFLRTDTGWLEEAELLAVDGHAGDDFGFSIALSGNTTLVGAPLTNDGLRFPGAAHVFTHRDGGWIHEAKLVGRDGMSLDLFGYSVAIDGDTAVVGAFQARHEGNETGAVYVFGRTGNSWQEQARLVPADARHHDRVGISVAISGRTILIGADGSDDQGDSSGAAYVFTKHEDGWHQETKLTAGDGAESTFFGHPVALEGDTAFVGTYLADGKTPGSGAVYVYARDERGWTEQSKLVAGDGVTGDAFGASLAVSGDKLVVGAPQADDRGTWSGAGYVFVREDATWTEFGKFVADDGAPRDETGAAVGISGNTIVASAPKRDGAGHDMGSAYVFEMGHALTDGASCRNDSECISNACAEGICQSTGEAECGSMGTSGPSSQNHGEMGFEEGSTVRSPCTQADVTFVETSVDHVSGGCALGRVTGNDAGFAGLGLLLMAVTLRARAGHYSAKSPRH; this comes from the coding sequence GTGTTCAGCAACATTTTCGCTCTCCACCCCCAGTACCGAGAAGAATTTGGCGCGTTCGGCTCCTCGGTCAGCTTATCGGGCAATCGGCTCGTCGTCGGTGCTCGAAAAGCCGCCAACAGGAAGGGGGCGGCTCACGCTTTTCTCAGAACGGACACCGGCTGGCTCGAAGAAGCGGAACTGCTGGCAGTGGATGGCCACGCTGGAGACGACTTCGGGTTCTCCATCGCCCTCTCGGGCAACACCACGCTGGTCGGGGCTCCGCTGACGAATGATGGTCTTCGTTTCCCAGGCGCTGCACATGTCTTTACCCACCGCGACGGTGGATGGATCCATGAAGCCAAGCTGGTCGGTCGTGATGGCATGTCGCTCGACCTGTTCGGGTACAGCGTGGCCATCGACGGAGATACCGCCGTAGTTGGCGCATTTCAGGCACGCCATGAAGGCAATGAGACCGGCGCCGTCTATGTTTTTGGTCGCACCGGAAACTCCTGGCAAGAACAGGCGCGTCTCGTACCAGCGGATGCCAGACACCATGATCGGGTGGGCATTTCTGTAGCGATTTCCGGCCGTACGATCCTGATCGGAGCCGACGGCAGCGACGATCAGGGAGACTCGTCGGGTGCAGCCTACGTATTCACGAAGCACGAGGATGGCTGGCACCAAGAGACGAAACTGACGGCGGGAGACGGGGCGGAATCCACGTTTTTTGGTCATCCCGTCGCCCTGGAGGGCGATACGGCGTTTGTCGGCACTTACCTGGCCGACGGGAAAACACCAGGGTCAGGGGCCGTCTATGTGTACGCCCGTGACGAGCGTGGTTGGACGGAACAAAGCAAGCTCGTGGCGGGCGATGGTGTCACCGGTGATGCATTCGGCGCGTCGTTGGCGGTCTCGGGTGACAAGCTGGTCGTGGGAGCACCACAGGCAGACGATCGAGGAACGTGGTCCGGCGCTGGCTATGTCTTCGTCCGAGAGGACGCGACATGGACCGAGTTCGGGAAGTTCGTGGCCGACGACGGCGCTCCGAGGGACGAGACGGGGGCGGCCGTGGGCATCTCGGGCAATACGATCGTGGCGTCTGCTCCGAAACGGGATGGAGCCGGTCATGACATGGGGTCGGCCTACGTATTCGAAATGGGCCATGCACTGACGGATGGCGCGTCGTGCCGGAACGATAGCGAGTGCATCTCCAATGCTTGCGCCGAAGGGATCTGCCAGTCGACGGGGGAAGCAGAGTGCGGGAGTATGGGGACGAGCGGCCCTTCATCACAGAACCATGGAGAAATGGGCTTCGAGGAAGGGTCGACCGTCCGCTCCCCGTGCACCCAAGCGGACGTCACCTTTGTCGAGACCTCCGTCGATCATGTTTCCGGCGGATGCGCTCTTGGAAGGGTCACGGGGAATGATGCAGGGTTCGCAGGCCTCGGGTTGTTGCTCATGGCGGTCACATTGCGCGCGAGAGCTGGTCATTACAGCGCAAAATCACCGAGGCATTGA
- a CDS encoding PEGA domain-containing protein, translating into MGATWNGCGHLSFSLVLLLAGATAATSRDALAGEPSVEARARARALLLDGRTRLAAGDAQVAVRYFRAAHALMGVPTTGLDLSRGLAALGDLVEAHRMALGVARSSGAPGEAAAFGKARVAAAALADALERRIPALVVTVRPRTSVRLQVLVDGAAIPAEAVGTPWRVNPGEHTVVVSAEGFLDGSRTVAVREGESLPVELSLDPARRPSRREEAFVSLVPTGEESALHVSSKGPASRSDATETRTEVPSWAWLSGSVGLVALGVGVAFTIDHAATRATVAADCPMNSCLWPHYDDARAMNLERRWNRSLGLAIGCGVAGVLGVGTAIYGVASAGAGGAQRTDDNARRRVSVVPWASQEGGGVSVGGRF; encoded by the coding sequence ATGGGAGCGACGTGGAACGGGTGCGGCCATCTCTCCTTCAGTCTGGTGCTGCTGCTGGCCGGGGCAACCGCCGCGACGTCCAGGGACGCGCTGGCCGGGGAGCCGAGCGTGGAGGCGCGGGCGAGGGCGAGGGCGCTCCTCCTCGACGGACGAACGCGGCTCGCGGCAGGCGATGCACAGGTTGCCGTCCGCTACTTCCGTGCGGCGCATGCCCTCATGGGGGTCCCGACGACCGGGTTGGACCTTTCGCGGGGTCTTGCAGCGCTGGGCGACCTCGTGGAAGCCCACCGCATGGCGCTCGGGGTGGCAAGGAGCTCCGGCGCGCCGGGCGAGGCGGCGGCCTTCGGCAAGGCGCGCGTCGCGGCAGCAGCACTCGCCGACGCGCTGGAGCGTCGCATCCCGGCTCTGGTGGTCACCGTGAGGCCTCGCACGAGCGTGCGCTTGCAGGTGCTGGTGGATGGGGCTGCCATACCCGCCGAAGCCGTCGGAACGCCGTGGAGAGTGAATCCGGGGGAGCACACCGTGGTGGTCTCGGCCGAGGGATTCCTGGACGGGTCGCGCACGGTGGCCGTTCGCGAGGGGGAGTCTCTCCCCGTCGAACTGTCGCTCGACCCTGCGAGGCGACCTTCAAGGCGAGAGGAGGCGTTCGTGTCGCTGGTTCCGACAGGGGAAGAGAGTGCGCTGCACGTGTCCAGCAAGGGGCCGGCGTCTCGAAGCGACGCGACCGAGACGAGGACGGAGGTGCCGAGCTGGGCCTGGTTGTCGGGAAGCGTGGGTCTCGTCGCGCTGGGCGTCGGGGTGGCCTTCACGATCGATCACGCCGCTACGCGAGCGACCGTTGCCGCGGACTGTCCAATGAACAGTTGCCTTTGGCCGCATTACGATGATGCACGGGCCATGAACCTCGAAAGGCGCTGGAACCGTAGCCTTGGCCTCGCGATCGGCTGCGGAGTTGCCGGGGTCCTGGGGGTGGGAACGGCCATCTATGGGGTCGCGTCCGCAGGAGCAGGAGGAGCGCAGAGGACCGACGACAATGCGCGCAGAAGGGTTTCGGTGGTGCCCTGGGCCAGCCAGGAAGGTGGCGGGGTGAGTGTCGGAGGTCGCTTCTAG